From the genome of Nitrospirota bacterium, one region includes:
- the metG gene encoding methionine--tRNA ligase, which yields MKFYVTTPIYYVNDQPHIGHAYTTLAADVLAIHNRMLGKDVFFLTGTDEHGQKVQEAARARNLSPKEHADSMVENFKNLWRALGVTHDAFIRTTDPGHVAVVQEMANKLREEGDIEKRTYSGWYCTHCERYWAESDLRETGGNCPECGREVWRMEEENYFFLMSRYHARLLEHIEQNPGYILPETRRNEVLGFLNARPLGDLCISRPRRRLEWGVPLPFDQDFVVYVWFDALVNYYSATRYLLPQRLKESGTPFWPADHHIIGKDILTTHAVYWSTMLMALGLELPRNIFAHGWWTIGGKKMSKSLGNVVDPAEVAGTYGSDAFRYFLFREVPFGLDGDYSEAALVHRINTDLANDLGNLASRVLKMTERYAGYAVPSPTRPPGAEEGEMKLLAEDLPRAVEEALRELRFQRALEEIWRLVSLANKYIDASAPWALAKDPEERDRLETVLYSSLEALRFLALLLHPFMPLATRKLYAALGQEGDPSEVNLLELTRWGGLEPGTPLGKLEALFPRIETKAREKGTREAQKKPKREEKMQAPEKAQADNLIGMEDFAKVQLKTGRVTAAERVEGSKKLIRLEVDTGEPRQVVAGVGTSYAPEDLVGKTVVVVTNLKPARLMGVESQGMLLAATADGRPVILTTGEDVSPGSPIK from the coding sequence GTGAAGTTCTACGTCACCACGCCCATCTACTACGTCAACGACCAGCCCCACATCGGGCATGCCTACACCACCCTGGCAGCCGACGTCCTGGCCATTCATAACAGGATGCTCGGCAAGGACGTCTTCTTCCTCACCGGCACGGACGAGCACGGCCAGAAGGTGCAGGAGGCCGCCCGGGCGCGCAACCTCTCCCCCAAGGAGCACGCCGATAGCATGGTGGAGAACTTCAAGAACCTCTGGCGGGCCCTGGGCGTCACCCACGACGCCTTCATCCGCACCACCGACCCCGGGCACGTGGCCGTGGTGCAGGAGATGGCAAACAAGCTCCGGGAGGAGGGGGACATCGAGAAAAGGACTTACAGCGGCTGGTACTGCACCCACTGCGAGCGGTACTGGGCCGAGTCGGACCTCCGTGAGACCGGGGGCAATTGCCCCGAGTGCGGGCGGGAGGTCTGGCGCATGGAGGAGGAGAACTATTTCTTCCTCATGTCCCGCTACCACGCACGCCTCCTCGAACACATCGAGCAGAACCCCGGCTACATCCTGCCCGAGACGAGGCGCAACGAAGTCCTGGGCTTCCTGAACGCCCGGCCCCTGGGGGACTTGTGCATCTCCCGTCCCCGGCGACGCCTGGAGTGGGGGGTGCCCCTGCCCTTCGACCAGGACTTCGTCGTCTACGTCTGGTTCGACGCCCTGGTGAACTACTACTCGGCCACCCGCTACCTTCTACCCCAGAGGTTGAAAGAAAGCGGCACGCCCTTCTGGCCCGCCGACCACCATATCATCGGCAAGGACATCCTCACCACGCACGCCGTCTATTGGTCCACCATGCTCATGGCCCTGGGGCTTGAGCTTCCACGCAACATCTTCGCCCACGGGTGGTGGACCATCGGAGGGAAGAAGATGTCCAAGTCCCTGGGCAACGTGGTGGACCCCGCAGAGGTGGCCGGGACTTACGGCTCGGACGCTTTCCGGTACTTCCTTTTCCGGGAAGTCCCCTTCGGCCTGGACGGGGACTACTCGGAGGCCGCCCTCGTCCACCGCATCAACACCGACCTGGCCAACGACCTGGGGAACCTGGCAAGCCGCGTGCTGAAGATGACCGAGCGGTACGCCGGCTATGCCGTGCCCTCCCCCACCCGGCCCCCCGGGGCGGAAGAGGGCGAGATGAAACTCCTGGCCGAGGACCTCCCCCGGGCCGTGGAGGAAGCCCTGAGGGAGCTGAGATTTCAGCGCGCCCTGGAGGAAATCTGGAGGCTCGTCTCCCTGGCCAACAAGTACATCGACGCGAGCGCCCCCTGGGCTCTGGCCAAGGACCCGGAGGAGAGGGACCGGCTGGAGACGGTGCTTTATTCCTCGCTGGAGGCCCTGCGGTTCCTCGCCCTTCTTTTGCATCCCTTCATGCCCCTGGCCACCCGGAAGCTTTACGCCGCCCTGGGGCAGGAGGGGGACCCCTCGGAGGTCAACCTCCTTGAGCTCACCCGCTGGGGAGGCCTTGAGCCCGGCACCCCCCTTGGCAAACTGGAAGCCCTCTTCCCCCGGATAGAGACGAAGGCCAGGGAGAAGGGGACGAGAGAAGCGCAAAAGAAACCGAAACGGGAGGAGAAGATGCAGGCGCCGGAAAAGGCACAGGCGGATAACCTCATCGGCATGGAGGACTTTGCGAAGGTACAGCTCAAGACCGGCCGGGTCACCGCTGCAGAGCGCGTGGAGGGCTCGAAGAAGCTCATCCGCCTGGAGGTGGACACCGGGGAGCCCCGCCAGGTGGTGGCGGGCGTCGGAACCAGCTACGCCCCGGAGGACCTGGTGGGAAAGACCGTCGTCGTCGTGACCAACCTCAAGCCCGCCCGCCTCATGGGGGTGGAGAGCCAGGGGATGCTCCTTGCCGCCACGGCCGACGGAAGGCCCGTCATCCTCACCACCGGGGAGGACGTTTCCCCCGGGTCCCCCATCAAGTAA
- the rsmG gene encoding 16S rRNA (guanine(527)-N(7))-methyltransferase RsmG: protein MAAEDSEGLLRKGLEALGLTPSDEQVAAFMAHLALLQKWNRVHNLTALAKDRDIIVKHFLDSCLYLPHVPPEARSLADVGSGAGFPGIPVKLFRPELAVWLIEPSSKRAAFLRQAVRTLGLRDVQVLQGRLEDVSPLGVDVAVTRALMEVAVFVRKASRIVRAGGTIVMSKGPRVKEEAAGLAFPHEVVPAVLPFSGATRFMVVVHKTA, encoded by the coding sequence ATGGCGGCGGAGGACAGTGAAGGACTGCTCAGGAAGGGGCTTGAGGCCCTGGGCCTCACGCCCTCCGACGAGCAGGTGGCCGCCTTCATGGCCCACCTCGCGCTCCTTCAGAAATGGAACCGCGTCCATAACCTTACCGCCCTTGCCAAGGACAGGGACATTATCGTCAAGCATTTCCTGGACTCCTGCCTCTATCTTCCCCACGTCCCTCCGGAGGCCCGGAGCCTTGCGGACGTGGGCAGCGGGGCGGGGTTTCCGGGCATCCCCGTAAAGCTCTTTCGCCCGGAGCTTGCGGTCTGGCTCATCGAGCCCTCCTCGAAGCGGGCCGCCTTCCTCAGGCAGGCCGTGCGCACCCTCGGCCTGAGGGACGTCCAGGTTCTCCAGGGCCGCCTGGAGGACGTCTCCCCCCTGGGCGTTGACGTCGCCGTCACCCGGGCCCTCATGGAGGTGGCGGTATTCGTCCGGAAGGCATCCCGCATCGTGAGGGCCGGCGGCACCATCGTCATGAGCAAGGGGCCCCGGGTGAAAGAGGAGGCTGCGGGCCTTGCCTTTCCCCACGAGGTCGTCCCCGCCGTCCTGCCCTTCTCCGGGGCGACGCGGTTCATGGTCGTCGTGCACAAGACGGCCTGA
- the mnmG gene encoding tRNA uridine-5-carboxymethylaminomethyl(34) synthesis enzyme MnmG, with product MGYDVLVVGGGHAGCEAALAAARMGARTCLFTMNLDTIAQMSCNPAVGGLAKGHLVREIDALGGEMARAADRAGIQFRVLNCSKGPAVWSLRAQADRALYRQGMREVLEGEPGLAIKQAAVERLLVEGGRVRGVADATGAAHEARAVIVTTGTFLKGLIHIGLERHEAGRAGEFPSVGLSDSLRSLGFRMGRMKTGTPPRLDARSVDFSRTAEQWGDDPPVPFSYATGEIANPQLPCYMTYTNEETHQVILVNLDRSPLYSGRIEGVGPRYCPSVEDKVVRFSHRPRHQVFLEPEGLRTREYYANGISTSLPYDAQVRLVRSIAGLEEAELMRPGYAIEYDFVFPTQVLHSLETKPVRGLYLAGQINGTSGYEEAAAQGLMAGVNAALALQGREPLVLGRHEAYIGVLIDDLVTRGTAEPYRMFTSRAEYRLLLRHDNADLRLREKGREAGLVPEREYREFLERKGSLERELERLRTVRVHPTAGLNGALRKRGSAELSESVLLEQLLRRPEADYALIEEFAPPPKRLQSDVARQVQIEVKYGGYIKRQAEAARRLRAAEERKIPPGFDYRSLRGLSAEVLARLEEVRPGSLGQAGRIPGMTPAALTLILFALEGGRKSCPSR from the coding sequence ATGGGATATGATGTCCTGGTTGTGGGCGGCGGGCATGCCGGGTGCGAGGCGGCCCTGGCTGCCGCGCGCATGGGGGCCCGCACCTGTCTTTTCACGATGAACCTCGACACCATCGCCCAGATGTCCTGCAATCCTGCAGTGGGCGGGCTGGCCAAGGGGCATCTGGTGCGGGAGATAGACGCCCTGGGCGGCGAGATGGCCAGGGCTGCGGACCGGGCGGGCATCCAGTTCCGGGTGCTGAACTGCTCCAAGGGGCCGGCCGTCTGGTCCCTCAGGGCCCAGGCCGACAGGGCCCTGTACAGGCAGGGCATGCGCGAGGTGCTGGAGGGAGAGCCCGGGCTGGCCATCAAGCAGGCGGCGGTGGAGAGGTTGCTGGTCGAAGGCGGCAGGGTGCGGGGCGTGGCCGACGCCACGGGCGCTGCCCACGAGGCCCGTGCGGTCATCGTCACCACCGGGACGTTTCTGAAGGGGCTCATCCATATCGGGCTCGAGCGGCACGAGGCGGGCAGGGCCGGTGAGTTTCCCTCGGTGGGGCTTTCGGACTCACTGCGCTCCCTGGGGTTCAGGATGGGCCGCATGAAGACGGGCACCCCGCCCAGGCTCGACGCCCGGAGCGTGGATTTCTCCCGCACCGCCGAGCAGTGGGGGGACGACCCTCCGGTGCCCTTCTCCTACGCCACCGGGGAAATAGCCAACCCCCAGCTTCCCTGCTACATGACCTACACGAACGAGGAGACCCACCAGGTCATCCTCGTTAACCTGGACCGTTCGCCCCTGTATAGCGGGAGGATAGAGGGGGTGGGCCCCCGCTACTGCCCCTCGGTGGAGGACAAGGTGGTCCGCTTCTCCCACAGGCCCCGGCACCAGGTGTTTTTGGAGCCCGAGGGCCTGAGAACGCGGGAGTACTATGCCAACGGCATATCCACGAGCCTTCCCTACGACGCGCAGGTGCGGCTGGTCAGAAGCATCGCCGGACTGGAGGAGGCCGAGCTCATGCGTCCGGGCTATGCCATCGAGTACGACTTTGTCTTTCCCACCCAGGTGCTCCACAGCCTGGAGACAAAGCCCGTCCGGGGGCTCTACCTGGCCGGGCAGATAAACGGGACGTCGGGCTACGAGGAGGCGGCGGCCCAGGGCCTCATGGCGGGCGTAAACGCCGCCCTGGCCCTTCAGGGGCGGGAGCCCCTGGTCCTCGGAAGGCACGAGGCCTATATCGGGGTCCTCATCGACGACCTGGTGACGAGGGGGACGGCGGAGCCCTACCGGATGTTCACCTCCCGGGCGGAGTACAGGCTCCTCCTGAGGCACGACAACGCCGACCTGAGGCTGAGGGAGAAGGGCCGGGAGGCGGGCCTGGTGCCGGAGCGGGAATACCGGGAGTTTCTGGAAAGGAAAGGCTCCCTCGAAAGGGAGCTCGAAAGGCTTCGCACCGTGCGTGTGCACCCCACGGCCGGGCTGAACGGCGCCCTCAGAAAGCGGGGCTCGGCGGAGCTTTCGGAGAGCGTCCTCCTGGAGCAGCTCCTGAGGCGTCCCGAGGCGGACTACGCCCTCATAGAGGAGTTCGCTCCGCCGCCCAAGCGGCTTCAAAGCGACGTAGCCCGGCAGGTGCAGATAGAAGTGAAATACGGCGGATACATCAAGCGGCAGGCAGAGGCGGCCCGGAGGCTCCGGGCGGCCGAGGAGAGGAAGATACCCCCGGGGTTCGACTACCGCTCCCTGAGGGGGCTGTCGGCGGAGGTGCTGGCCAGGCTCGAGGAGGTGCGCCCCGGGAGCCTGGGGCAGGCCGGGAGAATCCCCGGCATGACCCCCGCGGCCCTCACCCTCATCCTGTTTGCCCTGGAGGGAGGAAGGAAGTCTTGTCCAAGTCGGTAA
- a CDS encoding TIGR03960 family B12-binding radical SAM protein — protein MVNFARFQKPSRYIDAEVNVLKKGEAALTVALAFPDLYEVGMSHLGLRILYHIINGLPYARAERVFHPWLDMEEALRGRGEPLRTLESGLPVREFDVLGLSLQYELSYTSVLSMLELSGIPLRAEERSEAHPLVLCGGPCAMNPLPLAPFVDAFLVGDGEEAVPEILDTVHMWKTEPARKRDALLGALAGIEGVYVPLLHGKGVRVRRRLIDSLDEAPYPTAPVLPYAQIVHDRVTVEVSRGCPMGCRFCQAGYVYRPLRERSPERVLRIAEESLRNTGYEEVAFSSLSAGDYSCLTEVLRAFNRRQAGRRVSISLPSLRVGAVSEELLREIRAVKKTGFTIAPEAGSERLRQVINKDFSEEDYLRAVDTLFREGWQNLKLYFMMGLPTETDEDLEGIAEMVRRTLKAAKRHTSRYVNVSVAVSPLVPKAHTPFQWMGQVREESMREKRRLLRSRLKKATLKVHDERMSMLEAALARGDERTGELILAAFREGARLDGWTEAFDMGAWERAMERTGVDARAQAARSYGLDEELPWDIVDTGIKKEFLVKEYKRAREAAFTPSCRTSCAACGLRCRSAGEPAPAPPPWDAGRAAPAAAPQALPPRKPVRLRVLFSKEGVLRYLSHRELMTHVTRALLRAGVALQYTHGFSPTPRVAFGPPLGVGVAGLAEYFDMECLPLMTLSEIKRRTNATLGEGVRIHELAPVGTREPSLQAFVSRYIYEMKGGDPARANAFMRREKVIVQREKGVVDIRPMVEDARLLGEGTVRLTLRDLGEKKVRMDEITGVLFGVEAAEIDVTRVELYGRRDGRWATPLQKEDAWRTASS, from the coding sequence GTGGTGAATTTCGCGAGATTTCAGAAGCCCAGCCGCTACATAGACGCGGAGGTAAACGTCCTCAAGAAGGGGGAGGCGGCCCTCACGGTTGCCCTGGCCTTCCCGGACCTCTACGAGGTGGGCATGTCCCACCTGGGGCTCCGCATTCTTTATCACATCATAAACGGCCTTCCTTACGCCCGGGCCGAGCGCGTGTTTCACCCCTGGCTGGACATGGAGGAGGCCCTCCGGGGGCGGGGCGAGCCCCTGCGCACGCTGGAGAGCGGCCTTCCGGTGAGGGAGTTCGACGTCCTGGGGCTGAGCCTGCAGTACGAGCTTTCCTACACCTCGGTCCTGAGCATGCTCGAGCTCTCGGGCATCCCCCTCAGGGCCGAGGAGCGAAGCGAAGCGCATCCCCTTGTCCTCTGCGGGGGGCCCTGTGCGATGAACCCCTTGCCCCTGGCCCCCTTCGTGGATGCATTCCTTGTGGGCGACGGCGAGGAGGCCGTGCCCGAGATACTGGATACGGTGCACATGTGGAAGACGGAGCCGGCGAGGAAGAGGGACGCCCTCCTTGGGGCACTGGCCGGGATAGAGGGTGTCTACGTCCCGCTCCTTCACGGCAAGGGGGTTCGGGTGAGGCGCAGGCTCATCGACTCCCTGGATGAGGCGCCCTATCCCACCGCTCCGGTGCTCCCCTATGCCCAGATAGTGCACGACCGGGTCACCGTGGAAGTCTCCCGGGGCTGTCCCATGGGATGCAGGTTCTGCCAGGCGGGGTACGTCTATCGCCCCCTGAGGGAGCGCTCTCCGGAGCGGGTGCTCCGGATTGCCGAGGAATCCCTGAGGAACACCGGCTACGAAGAGGTCGCCTTCTCCTCGCTGAGCGCCGGGGACTACAGCTGCCTGACCGAAGTGCTCCGGGCCTTCAACCGGAGGCAGGCCGGACGAAGGGTCTCCATCTCTCTGCCGTCCCTGAGAGTCGGGGCCGTGAGCGAGGAGCTTTTAAGGGAGATTCGCGCCGTGAAGAAGACGGGCTTCACCATAGCGCCGGAGGCCGGGAGCGAGCGGCTCAGGCAGGTGATAAACAAGGATTTCTCCGAGGAGGACTACCTGAGGGCGGTGGACACTCTTTTCAGGGAGGGCTGGCAGAACCTGAAGCTCTACTTCATGATGGGTCTGCCTACGGAGACGGACGAAGACCTGGAGGGCATCGCCGAGATGGTAAGGCGGACACTGAAGGCGGCCAAGCGCCACACCTCGCGCTATGTCAATGTCAGCGTGGCCGTCTCCCCCCTGGTGCCCAAGGCCCACACGCCCTTTCAGTGGATGGGGCAGGTGCGGGAAGAGAGCATGCGGGAGAAGCGCCGCCTGCTCAGAAGCAGGCTCAAGAAGGCGACCCTCAAGGTCCACGACGAGCGGATGAGCATGCTTGAGGCGGCCCTGGCCAGGGGAGACGAGCGCACCGGGGAGCTCATCCTCGCCGCCTTCCGCGAAGGGGCCCGCCTGGACGGATGGACCGAGGCCTTCGACATGGGGGCCTGGGAGCGGGCCATGGAGCGCACGGGAGTCGACGCCCGGGCCCAGGCCGCCCGCAGCTACGGCCTCGACGAGGAGCTTCCCTGGGACATCGTCGATACCGGCATCAAGAAGGAGTTTCTGGTGAAGGAGTACAAGCGGGCCCGCGAGGCCGCCTTCACGCCGAGTTGCCGGACCTCCTGTGCGGCCTGCGGCCTGAGGTGCAGAAGCGCCGGCGAGCCCGCCCCCGCCCCCCCGCCATGGGATGCCGGCCGGGCCGCCCCCGCCGCGGCTCCGCAGGCCCTTCCGCCCAGAAAGCCCGTCCGCCTGCGGGTCCTGTTCTCCAAGGAAGGCGTCCTCCGGTATCTCTCCCACAGGGAGCTCATGACCCACGTGACCCGGGCCCTTCTCCGGGCGGGTGTGGCCCTGCAGTACACCCACGGGTTCAGCCCCACGCCCCGGGTGGCCTTCGGCCCGCCCCTGGGCGTGGGCGTGGCGGGGCTGGCGGAGTACTTCGACATGGAGTGCCTTCCCCTCATGACCCTGAGCGAGATAAAAAGGAGGACCAACGCCACCCTGGGAGAAGGCGTGCGGATACACGAGCTGGCCCCGGTGGGGACGCGGGAGCCCTCCCTTCAGGCCTTCGTCTCCCGCTACATCTACGAGATGAAAGGCGGGGACCCGGCACGGGCGAACGCCTTCATGCGGAGGGAGAAGGTCATCGTGCAGCGCGAGAAGGGCGTCGTGGACATCCGCCCCATGGTCGAGGACGCCCGCCTGCTCGGGGAGGGCACGGTGCGGCTTACCCTGAGGGACCTCGGCGAGAAAAAGGTGCGCATGGACGAGATTACCGGCGTTCTTTTCGGCGTGGAGGCCGCGGAGATTGACGTCACGCGGGTGGAGCTTTACGGCAGGAGGGACGGGCGCTGGGCCACACCCCTCCAGAAGGAGGACGCATGGCGGACAGCATCCTCGTAA
- a CDS encoding Rne/Rng family ribonuclease, whose translation MADSILVNVTPEETRVALLEGGQVVELYVERKKDASLVGNIYKGRVVKILPGMQSAFVDIGLEKSAFLYVGDIRTDLIEEDYADLFEEEEAGPVGLDLVSKRRRNDLHIEELIQEGQEVIVQVSKDPLGSKGARVTSYITIPGRYLVLMPNVDHIGVSRRISDETERSRLKALVAEIKPEGMGLIVRTASEDASYAEIQGDLEFLARLWENIQKKKDQVGAPFKLHSDLDLVYRTLRDLMGHDVERLTIDSREAYRDLQDFVSTYFPRLLERIELYEGTEPLFEAHGIEVELTRAMGRKVWLKSGGYIVIDQTEAMTVIDVNTGKFVGKEDLEDTILRTNLEAVKEVAYQIRLRNLGGIIIIDFIDMERAENREKVFHAFSEALGRDRAKNTISHISELGLIQMTRKRVRESLGRILCETCPYCEGKGFVKSPQTLCYEILRKVRKAAAGRAKRISITAHPAVAEILSDEERQALEEVEQGHGVKIIVTADHHLHQENYDISAS comes from the coding sequence ATGGCGGACAGCATCCTCGTAAACGTCACGCCGGAGGAAACGCGGGTGGCCCTCCTGGAGGGAGGGCAGGTGGTGGAGCTGTACGTGGAGCGGAAGAAGGACGCCTCCCTGGTGGGCAACATCTACAAGGGCAGGGTGGTCAAGATTCTTCCGGGCATGCAGTCGGCCTTCGTGGACATCGGGCTTGAGAAATCGGCCTTCCTCTACGTGGGAGACATCAGGACGGACCTCATCGAGGAGGACTACGCCGACCTCTTCGAGGAGGAGGAGGCCGGCCCCGTGGGGCTGGACCTGGTGAGCAAGCGCAGACGCAACGACCTGCACATCGAGGAGCTCATCCAGGAGGGCCAGGAGGTCATCGTGCAGGTCTCCAAGGACCCCCTGGGCTCCAAGGGGGCGCGCGTGACCTCCTACATAACCATCCCGGGCCGCTACCTCGTCCTCATGCCCAACGTCGACCACATAGGGGTCTCCCGCCGGATAAGCGACGAGACCGAGCGCTCCCGGCTGAAGGCCCTGGTGGCCGAGATAAAGCCCGAGGGCATGGGGCTCATCGTCCGGACCGCCAGCGAGGACGCCAGTTATGCCGAGATACAGGGGGACCTGGAGTTCCTCGCCCGCCTCTGGGAGAATATCCAGAAAAAGAAGGACCAGGTGGGCGCGCCTTTCAAGCTCCACAGCGACCTGGACCTGGTCTACCGCACCCTCCGGGACCTCATGGGCCACGACGTCGAGCGGCTGACCATCGACTCCCGGGAGGCCTACCGGGACCTTCAGGACTTCGTCAGCACGTATTTTCCCCGCCTCCTGGAGCGCATAGAGCTGTACGAGGGGACCGAGCCCCTCTTCGAGGCCCACGGCATCGAGGTGGAGCTCACCCGGGCCATGGGCCGAAAGGTCTGGCTCAAATCCGGCGGGTACATCGTCATAGACCAGACCGAGGCCATGACGGTCATCGACGTCAACACCGGAAAGTTTGTAGGCAAGGAGGACCTGGAGGACACCATCCTGAGGACCAACCTCGAGGCGGTCAAGGAAGTGGCCTACCAGATACGGCTCAGGAACCTGGGAGGCATCATCATCATCGACTTCATCGACATGGAGCGCGCCGAGAACCGGGAGAAGGTCTTCCATGCCTTCTCCGAGGCCCTGGGGCGCGACCGCGCCAAGAACACCATCTCGCACATCTCGGAGCTGGGCCTCATCCAGATGACCCGCAAGCGGGTGCGGGAGAGCCTGGGGCGCATCCTCTGCGAGACCTGCCCGTACTGCGAGGGGAAGGGCTTCGTGAAGTCGCCCCAGACACTCTGCTACGAGATTCTCCGCAAGGTCCGCAAGGCCGCGGCCGGAAGGGCCAAGCGCATCAGCATCACGGCCCACCCGGCGGTGGCCGAAATACTCTCGGACGAGGAGAGGCAGGCCCTGGAGGAGGTGGAGCAGGGCCACGGCGTAAAGATCATCGTAACGGCCGACCACCACCTGCACCAGGAGAACTACGACATCTCCGCCTCCTGA
- the larE gene encoding ATP-dependent sacrificial sulfur transferase LarE gives MHDQELHEPKLKALLKALRRMESAVLAYSGGVDSSFLLKALSMAGIPAMAVTARSAATPQADLADALRLAAELGVAHRVIDSRETKDENFLRNHPDRCFHCKNELFGTLCRLAGEEGYAVVLDGSTLEDAQDYRPGREAARRHGVRSPLLECGFRKAEIRAASRALGLDTWQKPASPCLSSRFPYGRRITPEALRRVEKAEEFLRTRGLRELRVRDHGETARIEVPAGDMEKLLSLREEVVHHLTGLGYSFVALDLGGFRSGNLNRTLR, from the coding sequence ATGCATGACCAGGAACTCCATGAGCCCAAACTCAAGGCCCTGCTCAAGGCCCTCCGCCGGATGGAAAGCGCCGTGCTGGCGTACTCTGGCGGGGTGGACAGCAGCTTTCTGCTGAAGGCCCTCTCCATGGCGGGCATCCCCGCCATGGCCGTGACGGCCCGCTCGGCCGCCACCCCGCAGGCGGACCTCGCCGATGCGCTGCGGCTTGCGGCGGAGCTGGGGGTGGCCCACCGCGTCATCGACTCCAGGGAGACGAAGGACGAAAACTTCTTGAGGAACCATCCCGACAGGTGCTTTCACTGCAAGAACGAGCTGTTCGGCACCCTGTGCCGTCTGGCCGGGGAGGAGGGCTATGCCGTGGTCCTTGACGGCAGCACCCTGGAGGACGCCCAGGACTACCGCCCCGGCAGGGAAGCTGCCCGCAGGCACGGGGTGAGAAGCCCCCTTCTGGAGTGCGGCTTCCGCAAGGCCGAGATACGGGCGGCCTCCCGGGCCCTGGGGCTTGACACCTGGCAAAAGCCCGCCTCGCCGTGCCTCTCGTCGCGCTTTCCCTACGGGAGGCGCATCACCCCGGAGGCCCTGAGGCGCGTGGAAAAGGCCGAGGAGTTCCTGCGCACGCGCGGGCTCAGGGAGCTCCGCGTGCGCGACCACGGCGAGACGGCCCGCATCGAGGTGCCCGCCGGGGACATGGAAAAGCTCCTCTCTCTGAGGGAGGAGGTCGTCCACCACCTGACCGGGCTCGGCTACAGCTTCGTGGCCCTGGACCTCGGGGGGTTTCGCTCGGGAAACCTCAACAGGACGCTCCGGTGA
- a CDS encoding (Fe-S)-binding protein, whose product MNEEILLDIEECVRCGSCKALCPTHTLSPVEPLSARGRLMLVRALARGEIECSGLLQERLLSCLLCGVCESTCPAGVRVTRALFEGRREVARKNARVRRLGRLTARALKMPAASFRVARAARPLLPRLRKRGLLPFDLPLPDEAPLRKGGSRVLKPRGRPRGRVAVFTGCVVNFLMPHLGEALLRLLLAQGYEVVLPAGEACCGSPLLLLGREKEAVEMARRNLSVFGKLQVKPS is encoded by the coding sequence GTGAACGAGGAGATTCTTCTGGACATAGAGGAGTGCGTCCGGTGCGGCAGTTGCAAGGCCCTCTGCCCCACCCACACGCTCTCGCCCGTGGAGCCCCTCTCCGCCCGGGGGCGGCTCATGCTCGTGCGGGCGCTGGCCAGGGGCGAAATCGAATGCTCCGGGCTCCTTCAGGAAAGGCTCCTGAGCTGTCTCCTCTGCGGGGTGTGCGAGAGCACCTGCCCCGCCGGCGTCCGCGTGACCCGCGCCCTCTTTGAAGGCCGCAGGGAGGTGGCCCGGAAAAACGCCCGCGTGCGCCGCCTGGGCCGGCTCACCGCGCGGGCCCTCAAGATGCCCGCTGCATCCTTCAGGGTTGCCAGGGCGGCCCGCCCCCTGCTGCCCCGGCTCAGAAAGCGGGGCCTCCTGCCCTTTGACCTTCCCCTTCCCGACGAGGCCCCCCTCCGGAAGGGGGGCTCCCGGGTGCTCAAGCCCCGCGGGAGGCCCAGGGGGCGGGTGGCGGTCTTCACCGGGTGCGTGGTGAACTTCCTCATGCCCCATCTGGGGGAGGCGCTTCTCCGCCTGCTCCTGGCCCAGGGGTACGAGGTGGTCCTCCCCGCCGGGGAGGCCTGCTGCGGCTCGCCCCTCCTGCTTCTGGGCAGGGAGAAGGAGGCCGTCGAGATGGCCCGGCGCAACCTGAGCGTCTTTGGAAAGCTCCAGGTCAAGCCGTCCTGA
- a CDS encoding (Fe-S)-binding protein, producing the protein MGEGLARAMDATAFLHGEDLALLPEKAQGAAAFHDPCHLRYALGVWEEPRELMRRAGLDVLEAEQGCCGLSAALTHRETSEALLERRARAYAPAHTLVTACPGCMLQLSRVHGRVLHLVEVLEGAMREPREAGPGGGTEVGAERVEGRG; encoded by the coding sequence GTGGGGGAGGGCCTCGCCCGGGCCATGGACGCCACGGCCTTCCTGCACGGGGAGGACCTGGCGCTCCTGCCGGAGAAGGCGCAGGGCGCGGCGGCCTTCCACGACCCCTGCCATCTGAGGTACGCCCTGGGGGTGTGGGAAGAGCCCCGGGAGCTGATGAGGCGGGCGGGGCTCGATGTCCTCGAGGCGGAGCAGGGCTGCTGCGGACTGAGCGCCGCCCTCACCCACCGGGAGACCTCGGAGGCCCTTCTTGAAAGAAGGGCCCGGGCCTATGCGCCCGCCCACACCCTGGTCACCGCCTGCCCGGGGTGCATGCTTCAGCTCTCCCGGGTCCACGGGCGCGTCCTTCATCTTGTAGAGGTCCTGGAAGGCGCCATGCGCGAGCCCCGCGAGGCAGGCCCGGGAGGCGGCACGGAGGTAGGCGCAGAGCGGGTGGAAGGGCGCGGATAG
- a CDS encoding DUF488 family protein → MPVKVKRVYEKPTRADGQRVLVDRVWPRGMKKEEAALDLWLKEVAPSTALRKWYGHDPEKWEEFKARYFKELKKKEEEIRTLRNLMNKGTLTLLFGSKEEKLNNAAALREYLKNKS, encoded by the coding sequence ATGCCTGTCAAGGTGAAGCGCGTCTACGAGAAGCCCACGAGGGCCGACGGCCAGCGGGTGCTGGTGGACAGGGTCTGGCCCCGGGGGATGAAAAAAGAGGAGGCCGCACTTGACCTCTGGCTCAAGGAGGTGGCCCCGAGCACCGCGCTCAGAAAGTGGTACGGCCACGACCCGGAGAAGTGGGAGGAGTTCAAGGCGCGCTACTTCAAGGAGCTCAAGAAGAAGGAAGAGGAAATCCGGACGCTCAGAAACCTCATGAACAAGGGCACCCTCACCCTCCTTTTCGGCTCGAAGGAGGAAAAGCTCAACAACGCCGCTGCCCTGAGGGAATACCTGAAAAACAAGTCCTGA